One window of the Methanocaldococcus vulcanius M7 genome contains the following:
- a CDS encoding molybdopterin molybdotransferase MoeA, translating into MKLLKDLTPLSSAKKIVYNYLSNYLKEINSVKSVNILNALNKISAKEIKAPIDLPYFNKASMDGYAVKAENTFGASETNPIILDIVDRDEIYENEAKKIFTGEKLPKNANAVVMEEFCNVVNGFLEVYRSVHPNENVSKIGEDVKHGDVILKKGEIITPYHLNMLASLGIKEVEVYTLSFGIITTGDELVDLDSVDINKDFDHLISKGKIINSNSYMLYGLVKNLGFTAKIYNIVEDKKQSLKRAIKLALKENDVLLITGGSSVSDRDITVETVEEMGKILVHGVNIRPGKPFGFGVVENKPVFMLSGYPVASAVQFELFVSRYFKKRKKITLPLKRNIASELGRVDFVRVKVDREVEPIRITGSGVVSSLTRCDGYVLIPENVEGYEKGDLVDVYLI; encoded by the coding sequence GTGAAACTTTTAAAGGATTTAACCCCTCTCTCATCTGCAAAAAAAATCGTCTATAATTATCTTTCTAATTATTTAAAAGAGATCAACTCAGTTAAGAGCGTCAATATACTAAATGCCTTAAATAAAATATCTGCAAAAGAAATAAAAGCCCCTATTGATCTTCCCTATTTTAACAAGGCCTCAATGGATGGTTATGCAGTTAAAGCAGAAAATACATTTGGTGCCTCTGAAACAAATCCAATAATATTGGATATTGTAGATAGAGATGAAATTTACGAAAATGAAGCAAAAAAAATATTTACTGGAGAAAAACTCCCAAAAAACGCAAATGCCGTTGTTATGGAAGAATTTTGTAATGTAGTTAACGGCTTTTTAGAAGTTTACAGATCTGTTCATCCAAATGAAAATGTTTCAAAGATAGGAGAAGATGTTAAACATGGGGACGTAATATTAAAAAAAGGGGAAATTATAACGCCATATCATTTAAATATGCTTGCCTCTTTGGGAATTAAGGAGGTTGAAGTATATACGTTGAGTTTTGGAATAATAACCACAGGAGATGAACTCGTTGATCTTGATAGTGTAGATATTAATAAGGACTTCGATCATCTAATATCTAAAGGAAAAATTATAAATTCCAACTCATATATGCTGTATGGTCTTGTAAAAAATCTTGGTTTTACTGCGAAGATCTACAATATTGTTGAAGACAAAAAACAGTCCTTAAAGAGAGCTATAAAGTTAGCTTTGAAAGAAAATGATGTTCTGTTAATAACTGGAGGTTCTTCGGTAAGTGATAGGGATATAACAGTTGAAACAGTTGAAGAAATGGGTAAAATTTTAGTTCATGGGGTTAATATACGCCCAGGTAAACCGTTTGGATTTGGAGTAGTTGAAAATAAACCAGTATTTATGCTTTCAGGGTATCCTGTTGCCTCAGCAGTTCAGTTCGAGTTATTTGTTAGCAGATACTTTAAGAAGAGGAAGAAAATAACCCTTCCATTAAAGAGAAATATTGCATCAGAACTTGGACGTGTTGATTTTGTTAGGGTAAAGGTAGATAGAGAAGTTGAACCAATTAGAATAACAGGGAGTGGGGTTGTATCTTCTCTAACGAGATGTGATGGTTACGTTTTGATTCCTGAGAATGTTGAGGGGTATGAAAAGGGAGATCTTGTTGATGTCTATCTTATTTAA
- a CDS encoding DUF354 domain-containing protein, whose amino-acid sequence MDVWIDLTNAPHVHYFSQLIKRLEKEGLEYILTFRDSKNLNKLVKIYGFSGHCIGKHGRSLKDKLIFYAERIIGLTEMISNLKPKVAIAKHSVELPRVAFGLNIPVIFVVDNEHAEAQNKLTLPIVNEIIKPIATDENKLRTFGGRNFINFDGTCEVANVNSRLKGYYPIDHNVLKDLGIENNNPTFVMRPCPNSSYCNGHKDVIPQIIKKIKNKFDCNIVVFPRDEHQKEIYEKIGVIVPKDTIDALSLLYMSDFMIGAGGTMNRESAILGIPTVSCYPQELLGVDKYLIEKGRMIHTTNVENIVKYVEENLGKRLRVIDLEDPTDLMFERICSYL is encoded by the coding sequence TTGGATGTATGGATTGATCTAACAAACGCCCCCCATGTTCATTACTTCTCTCAACTTATAAAAAGATTAGAAAAAGAAGGATTAGAATATATTTTAACATTTAGGGACTCAAAGAATTTAAATAAACTTGTAAAAATATATGGATTTTCAGGACATTGTATTGGAAAACATGGTAGATCCTTAAAAGATAAGCTTATATTTTATGCAGAGCGAATAATAGGGCTAACCGAAATGATCTCAAACTTAAAACCAAAAGTAGCAATAGCAAAACATTCAGTAGAGCTTCCAAGGGTTGCCTTTGGGTTAAACATCCCTGTAATTTTTGTTGTAGATAACGAACATGCAGAGGCACAAAATAAACTAACCCTTCCAATAGTGAACGAGATCATAAAACCAATAGCCACGGATGAAAATAAGTTAAGAACTTTTGGAGGAAGAAATTTTATAAATTTTGATGGAACCTGTGAAGTTGCAAATGTGAACTCACGGTTAAAAGGATACTACCCAATAGATCACAACGTTTTAAAAGACCTTGGAATTGAAAACAACAATCCAACATTTGTTATGAGACCATGCCCAAACTCTTCATACTGCAATGGGCATAAAGATGTCATCCCACAGATCATAAAAAAAATTAAAAATAAATTTGACTGCAACATAGTGGTTTTTCCAAGAGATGAACATCAAAAAGAGATATATGAAAAAATTGGGGTTATAGTCCCAAAAGATACAATAGATGCTTTATCACTCCTCTACATGTCTGATTTTATGATAGGAGCAGGAGGAACAATGAATAGAGAAAGTGCAATACTTGGAATTCCTACCGTTTCTTGCTATCCTCAGGAACTTTTGGGAGTTGATAAGTATCTCATTGAAAAAGGCAGGATGATCCACACAACCAATGTTGAAAATATAGTAAAATATGTTGAAGAAAATCTTGGAAAGAGGTTAAGGGTTATTGATTTAGAGGATCCAACTGATTTGATGTTTGAGAGAATTTGTAGTTATCTTTAA
- a CDS encoding DUF357 domain-containing protein, translated as MREISDEKIKNYLKRTEEAIEIIKKGLPPKRSLLYDVAEDFLVMIESYFKDAEAFLKMGDYVNAFACLNYAYGWIDAGVRLGLFDVGDDDVRFTLAK; from the coding sequence GTGAGGGAAATATCTGATGAAAAGATTAAAAATTATTTAAAAAGAACTGAGGAAGCCATAGAAATAATTAAAAAAGGACTTCCTCCAAAAAGAAGTTTACTTTATGATGTTGCAGAAGATTTTTTAGTAATGATAGAGAGTTATTTTAAAGATGCAGAAGCATTTTTAAAAATGGGGGACTATGTTAATGCATTTGCCTGTTTAAACTATGCCTACGGATGGATCGATGCAGGAGTTCGATTGGGGTTGTTTGATGTCGGAGACGATGATGTTAGATTTACACTTGCCAAATAA
- a CDS encoding 30S ribosomal protein S8e — protein sequence MSVWQGKSRRKPTGGLYRLPRKKRKYEMGREPIETHVSEETFKTKKVRTKGGNLKVKIVRTGFANVLDPETNTCKKVKIITVKENSANIHYVRRNVITKGAIIETELGLAKVTSRPGQDGTVNAVLIKEEQ from the coding sequence ATGAGTGTATGGCAAGGAAAAAGTAGAAGAAAACCAACAGGAGGATTGTATAGATTACCAAGAAAAAAGAGAAAATATGAAATGGGAAGGGAGCCAATAGAAACCCACGTATCAGAGGAAACATTTAAAACAAAAAAGGTTAGAACCAAAGGGGGCAATTTAAAAGTCAAAATAGTTAGAACAGGATTTGCAAACGTTTTGGATCCTGAAACAAATACATGTAAGAAGGTTAAAATTATAACTGTTAAAGAGAACTCCGCTAATATACACTACGTTAGAAGAAATGTTATAACAAAAGGAGCAATTATTGAAACAGAACTTGGATTAGCAAAAGTTACTTCAAGACCAGGGCAAGATGGAACAGTCAATGCTGTTTTAATCAAGGAAGAGCAATAA
- a CDS encoding potassium channel family protein gives METYEKIELGIFFIFLLILTESLILMNTEHWDFFTAFYTSVVTISTVGYGDFTPKTFLGKLSIIIYIFLGVGAVAYTMGNIASFFIEGHFKKYFRLRKMMDKIKRLNNHYIICGYGRLGKVIAEEFKKCNIPFVIVDSDEKLLRDAIEHDPNLTCIVGDATSDDILKKAKIEKAKGLISVVSSDAENVFITLSAKKLNPNIYIVAKAEQPSTLDKLIKAGADRAVCPYIVGGMEIARIAVNPDIVEFIHSLVATEEDMEVRRYVVKNKDLDNKLLKDSGIREKTGATILAIKKGDKTITSPPPDTVINVGDIIYAFGTKEQLEKLKMYLEGY, from the coding sequence ATGGAAACATACGAGAAAATTGAACTTGGAATATTTTTTATATTTTTGCTGATCTTAACTGAATCGTTAATTCTTATGAATACAGAACATTGGGATTTTTTTACAGCATTTTATACCTCGGTTGTTACAATTTCAACAGTTGGTTATGGGGACTTTACTCCAAAAACATTTTTAGGAAAATTATCGATTATAATATATATATTCCTGGGTGTTGGAGCTGTTGCTTATACCATGGGAAATATTGCAAGTTTTTTTATTGAAGGGCATTTTAAAAAGTATTTTAGGTTGAGAAAGATGATGGACAAAATAAAACGGCTAAATAATCACTACATAATTTGTGGATATGGACGATTAGGAAAAGTTATTGCAGAAGAGTTTAAAAAGTGCAATATCCCCTTTGTTATTGTAGATTCTGATGAAAAATTATTAAGAGATGCGATAGAGCATGATCCCAACCTTACATGTATTGTTGGAGACGCAACGTCTGATGATATATTAAAGAAAGCAAAAATAGAAAAAGCAAAAGGGTTGATCTCAGTAGTTTCATCCGATGCTGAAAATGTTTTTATAACACTATCAGCAAAAAAATTGAATCCAAACATATACATAGTTGCAAAAGCAGAACAGCCATCTACACTGGATAAATTAATAAAAGCAGGAGCGGACAGAGCTGTTTGTCCTTACATAGTTGGAGGAATGGAAATAGCGAGAATAGCAGTTAACCCCGATATTGTGGAATTTATCCATTCCTTGGTTGCAACAGAGGAGGATATGGAAGTTAGAAGATACGTTGTAAAAAATAAAGATCTCGATAACAAACTTTTAAAGGACTCTGGAATTAGAGAAAAAACAGGAGCAACAATTTTGGCAATTAAAAAAGGAGATAAAACAATCACGAGCCCCCCTCCTGATACGGTTATAAATGTTGGGGATATAATATACGCCTTCGGAACAAAAGAGCAACTCGAAAAACTCAAAATGTATCTTGAAGGATATTGA
- the mvp gene encoding hyperpolarization-activated voltage-gated potassium channel codes for MNLKNNKFRKIIEILSLIFTFEIIISFILSTYNPPYQPILIKLDYISIMFFTFEFAYNFYYSHDKIEFFKDIYNIIDAIVVIAFLLYSLQIFYSKAFLGLRIINLLRILVLLRVIKLRKLEENSALMNFLTLLTICFISSCLIWIVESGVNPKINNFFDAFYFTTISITTVGYGDITPKTDMGKLIIIFSVLIFISGLLTSLQKALKGD; via the coding sequence ATGAATCTAAAAAATAATAAATTTAGAAAGATAATTGAAATTTTAAGCTTGATCTTTACGTTTGAGATTATTATAAGTTTTATTCTTTCAACATATAATCCTCCTTATCAACCCATACTGATTAAATTAGATTACATCTCAATAATGTTTTTTACCTTTGAGTTTGCCTACAACTTCTATTATTCTCATGATAAAATAGAATTTTTTAAAGATATATATAATATAATTGATGCTATTGTAGTGATAGCTTTTCTTCTCTACTCTTTACAGATATTCTATTCAAAGGCCTTTTTGGGTCTTAGAATAATAAATCTTCTGAGAATTTTAGTATTGCTCAGAGTAATAAAGTTAAGAAAATTGGAAGAAAACTCAGCCCTTATGAACTTTTTAACTTTGTTGACTATCTGTTTCATCTCTTCTTGTTTAATATGGATTGTGGAATCGGGAGTTAATCCGAAGATAAACAATTTCTTTGATGCATTTTATTTCACTACCATTTCTATAACCACTGTGGGATATGGAGACATAACTCCAAAAACTGACATGGGAAAACTTATAATAATCTTCTCAGTTCTTATATTTATATCTGGTTTATTAACTTCTTTACAAAAAGCATTAAAGGGAGATTAA
- a CDS encoding AAA family ATPase, with amino-acid sequence MEIGILDIKGSLPLFEDFGDLPTKIIDEKNFKEIKDLDCLIIPGGSLIESKSLTNELKNEILNFDGHIIGICSGFQILSNKIDIGRKSNVPIIKEGLGLLDVNFSPLVCTDRVEFNLKKSIFGEGVGFGFHCHTYGNIEIFNKRTKILTTSIVKKIDYKVGLSKEIISGAFKGKIFGTMVHNFLDNKFVRDNFLKHLKISDDEKEKIFEKNRKIKKELKIRSLKNQLTSEINISKNINNTKNRNLERGKNKLNNMKGIVLLSTSSNSGKTFLTTALSAKLKGKIFVAKIGGDVRDIVPSLYLLREKMTKYNSIKIGNRGWVDVEEFLNHVKRENYNYVIIEGVMGAFTASFKNMSSYQIVKKLGFPVYIVSACNLSGMEGAFVEAVSYYHLLKKIGGVKVEGIILNKIYDLEIFNALKNLAKKYGIKLYGVKKVNKEGRGLIPEVEIDYEEFCRSAFEIDLDIEIPEIDFNIKQLDNKTFIEELDLWMRSLNF; translated from the coding sequence ATGGAAATTGGTATTTTGGATATTAAAGGATCTCTTCCACTATTTGAAGATTTCGGAGATCTTCCAACGAAGATTATTGACGAAAAAAATTTTAAGGAAATCAAAGACCTCGACTGTTTAATAATTCCTGGAGGTAGTTTAATTGAGAGTAAATCCCTAACTAACGAATTAAAAAATGAGATTTTAAATTTTGATGGGCATATAATTGGAATATGCAGTGGATTTCAAATTTTATCAAATAAAATAGATATTGGGAGAAAAAGCAACGTTCCAATAATTAAAGAAGGTTTAGGTTTGCTTGATGTTAACTTTTCGCCCTTAGTTTGCACTGACAGGGTTGAATTTAATCTAAAAAAGTCAATTTTTGGAGAAGGGGTTGGATTTGGCTTTCATTGCCACACTTATGGAAATATTGAAATATTCAATAAAAGAACTAAGATATTAACCACTTCAATTGTTAAAAAAATCGATTATAAAGTAGGCCTATCCAAAGAAATTATTTCTGGAGCTTTTAAGGGAAAAATATTTGGAACAATGGTTCATAACTTTTTAGATAATAAATTTGTCAGAGATAATTTTTTAAAACATCTTAAAATTAGCGATGATGAAAAAGAAAAAATATTTGAAAAAAACAGAAAAATAAAGAAGGAACTAAAAATTAGATCCTTAAAAAACCAACTAACCTCTGAAATCAACATATCCAAAAATATAAACAATACTAAAAATAGAAATCTTGAAAGAGGCAAGAATAAATTAAACAATATGAAAGGTATTGTCTTGCTCTCAACATCCTCAAATTCTGGAAAAACTTTTTTGACAACTGCACTCTCAGCAAAGTTAAAAGGAAAAATCTTTGTAGCAAAAATAGGAGGAGATGTTAGAGACATTGTCCCCTCCCTCTACCTCCTAAGAGAGAAGATGACAAAATACAACAGTATAAAGATTGGAAATAGGGGCTGGGTTGATGTAGAGGAATTCTTAAACCATGTAAAAAGAGAAAATTATAATTATGTTATAATAGAAGGAGTTATGGGAGCGTTTACTGCATCATTTAAAAACATGTCCTCTTATCAAATAGTAAAAAAACTTGGATTTCCTGTCTACATAGTAAGTGCATGTAATTTAAGTGGAATGGAAGGAGCTTTTGTAGAAGCAGTTTCTTACTATCACTTATTAAAGAAAATAGGAGGAGTTAAAGTTGAGGGGATCATTTTAAACAAGATCTATGACCTGGAGATATTTAATGCATTAAAAAATCTTGCTAAAAAGTATGGGATAAAACTTTATGGAGTTAAAAAAGTAAATAAAGAGGGGAGAGGATTAATCCCAGAAGTAGAGATTGATTATGAAGAATTTTGCAGAAGTGCATTTGAAATTGATTTAGATATAGAAATTCCAGAAATTGATTTTAATATCAAACAATTAGACAATAAAACCTTTATTGAAGAACTCGACCTTTGGATGAGATCTTTAAATTTTTAA
- a CDS encoding DUF373 family protein, whose product MQKENVKNYLVLIVDIDDDVGRKAGLKTPILGREENIKALIKLGLADPGDSDVNAILGGVKIYDELKASGKDVEIATISGDVDVESEKCALRVKEQIDFLTYLYNPDFIYLVSDGKEDEMILKYLESKNIFVWKKRIIVKQSETLESTYYLIQEFIKKTMEEYIPLILTFIGFSLLLYAVFADIGWRIVVGLIGLYILSEGVGVRKTLMEKMKKKEEFSVGRVFPISAIIAVFVLIIGLTYSISSSRLTSPNEFIGEFLLHFVNSLVLSLIILTVGKFVDTVIHSEEGILEIFKKYFFYLICIFVARELIITGGNYLLGNIGFISFVVYIIIYISITIILSVILFTKSNKNNKKDTQ is encoded by the coding sequence ATGCAAAAAGAAAATGTGAAAAATTATCTCGTTCTTATTGTTGATATTGATGACGATGTTGGTAGAAAAGCAGGTCTAAAAACCCCAATATTGGGAAGAGAAGAGAACATAAAAGCACTGATAAAGCTTGGATTAGCAGATCCCGGAGATAGTGATGTTAATGCGATTCTTGGAGGAGTTAAAATATATGATGAGTTAAAAGCAAGTGGAAAGGACGTTGAAATAGCTACGATTTCTGGAGATGTTGATGTTGAATCAGAAAAATGTGCTTTGAGAGTAAAGGAACAGATCGATTTTCTAACATACTTATACAATCCTGATTTCATTTACCTTGTTTCAGATGGAAAAGAAGATGAAATGATCTTAAAATACTTAGAATCAAAAAATATCTTTGTTTGGAAGAAGAGAATAATTGTAAAACAAAGTGAGACATTAGAATCCACATATTATTTAATTCAAGAATTTATTAAAAAGACGATGGAAGAATATATTCCTCTAATTCTAACGTTTATTGGGTTTTCTTTGTTGTTGTATGCTGTGTTTGCAGACATTGGTTGGAGAATAGTTGTTGGATTGATCGGATTGTATATCTTATCAGAAGGCGTTGGAGTTAGAAAAACACTGATGGAAAAAATGAAGAAAAAAGAAGAGTTCAGCGTTGGGAGAGTTTTTCCAATATCTGCAATTATTGCAGTATTTGTTCTAATCATTGGGCTTACATACTCTATCAGTTCTTCTCGGCTTACATCCCCTAACGAATTTATAGGAGAATTTCTACTCCATTTTGTAAATTCACTGGTCCTCTCATTAATAATATTAACAGTTGGAAAGTTTGTTGATACAGTTATTCACTCAGAGGAAGGGATCTTAGAAATCTTTAAAAAGTATTTCTTCTATTTGATATGTATATTCGTTGCTCGTGAATTAATAATCACGGGAGGAAACTACTTACTTGGAAATATTGGCTTTATATCATTCGTTGTCTATATTATAATATATATCTCTATAACTATAATTCTTTCAGTAATACTCTTTACAAAATCAAACAAAAATAACAAAAAAGACACGCAGTAA
- the corA gene encoding magnesium/cobalt transporter CorA yields MITVIAITKDNRIEEPKLDELKFEDYKLIWIDCYDPKDEELYKLSKKINIPTMDLQIGLDEQEIPRVEEDEDFYLIIYKAPLFEEDITTTSLGIFIKENVLLTIHTDKIKAIGRLHKLISTKKPTTIFERGIGFLLYHILNEITRSYSRILMNLEDELEELEDRLLEGYDREVMEKILGLRKTLVYFHKSLIANRDVLVLLKRKYLPITTKEDRENFEDLYYDTLQLIDMSATYREVLTSMMDITLSLENIKMNQIMKILTMVTTIFAVPMWITGIYGMNFSYLPLANNPEGFWLILALMVIIIMTFVYIFRRSGWL; encoded by the coding sequence ATGATTACAGTAATTGCAATAACAAAAGACAATAGAATTGAAGAACCAAAACTTGATGAATTAAAATTCGAAGATTATAAACTAATTTGGATTGACTGCTATGACCCAAAAGATGAAGAACTATATAAACTATCAAAAAAGATCAACATTCCAACTATGGATTTACAAATTGGTTTAGATGAACAGGAAATTCCAAGGGTAGAGGAGGATGAGGACTTCTATTTAATAATCTATAAAGCACCTCTCTTTGAAGAGGATATAACCACTACATCACTTGGGATATTTATAAAAGAAAACGTTTTATTAACAATTCATACAGATAAAATAAAAGCAATTGGTCGACTACATAAACTCATCTCAACAAAAAAACCAACTACAATATTTGAAAGAGGAATCGGTTTTCTACTCTATCACATCCTAAACGAAATCACAAGAAGTTATTCGAGGATATTAATGAATTTAGAGGATGAGTTAGAGGAATTAGAGGATAGATTACTTGAAGGATACGATAGAGAGGTTATGGAGAAAATACTTGGTTTAAGAAAAACTTTGGTCTACTTTCACAAGTCCTTAATTGCTAATAGGGATGTTTTAGTTTTATTAAAAAGAAAATATTTACCAATAACTACAAAAGAAGACAGAGAGAACTTTGAAGACCTATACTACGACACACTACAACTTATAGACATGTCTGCCACATACAGAGAAGTTTTAACGTCTATGATGGACATTACCCTGTCATTAGAAAATATAAAAATGAATCAAATAATGAAAATATTAACGATGGTTACAACGATATTTGCAGTTCCAATGTGGATAACTGGAATATATGGGATGAATTTTTCATACTTGCCACTGGCAAACAATCCAGAAGGATTCTGGCTGATCCTTGCCCTTATGGTTATAATAATAATGACATTTGTTTACATATTCAGAAGATCCGGATGGTTATGA
- a CDS encoding signal recognition particle subunit SRP19/SEC65 family protein gives MIIWPAYIDRKKSRREGRKVPKNLAIENVKLKDIEKALKKLGLQPKTYKTKKYPRQHWDMCGCVEVDYNGNKLKLLKEICKTIKE, from the coding sequence ATGATCATATGGCCTGCATATATTGACAGAAAGAAGAGTAGAAGAGAAGGTCGAAAAGTGCCAAAGAACTTGGCAATAGAGAACGTGAAATTAAAAGATATTGAAAAAGCATTGAAAAAACTCGGTTTACAACCAAAAACATACAAAACTAAAAAATATCCAAGACAACATTGGGATATGTGTGGATGTGTCGAGGTTGATTATAACGGCAATAAGTTAAAATTATTAAAAGAGATCTGCAAAACAATAAAGGAATAA
- a CDS encoding F420-dependent methylenetetrahydromethanopterin dehydrogenase: MVVKIGIIKCGNIGMSPVVDLALDERADRKDIAVRVLGSGAKMDPESVEEVTKKMVEEVKPDFIIYIGPNPGAPGPKKAREILSESGIPAVIIGDAPGLRVKDEMEQQGLGYIIIKCDPMIGARREFLDPVEMALFNSDVLRVLAGTGALRVVQEAIDKMIDAVKEGKEIELPKIVINEQKAVEAMEFTNPYAKAKAMAAFVIAEKVGDVDVKGCFMTKEAEKYIPIVASAHEMIRYAAKLVDEARELEKANDSVSRKPHHPEGKRLNKKALMEKPE; this comes from the coding sequence TTGGTAGTTAAAATAGGTATAATAAAGTGTGGAAATATAGGAATGTCTCCTGTTGTGGACTTGGCATTAGATGAGAGAGCAGATAGGAAAGATATTGCGGTTAGGGTCTTAGGTAGTGGGGCAAAGATGGATCCAGAGTCAGTGGAAGAGGTTACTAAAAAAATGGTGGAAGAAGTTAAGCCGGACTTTATAATATATATAGGTCCAAATCCTGGAGCTCCTGGACCAAAAAAAGCAAGAGAAATTTTAAGTGAGAGTGGAATTCCTGCGGTTATTATTGGAGATGCTCCTGGTTTGAGAGTTAAAGATGAGATGGAACAGCAGGGTTTAGGATACATAATTATTAAGTGCGATCCGATGATTGGTGCGAGAAGAGAGTTTTTAGATCCTGTAGAGATGGCTCTATTTAACTCAGATGTTTTAAGAGTTTTGGCAGGAACGGGAGCTTTAAGAGTAGTTCAGGAAGCAATAGATAAGATGATCGATGCAGTTAAAGAGGGTAAAGAGATAGAATTGCCAAAAATCGTAATCAATGAGCAGAAGGCAGTTGAAGCAATGGAATTTACCAACCCTTACGCAAAGGCAAAGGCAATGGCGGCCTTTGTTATAGCTGAGAAAGTTGGAGATGTTGATGTTAAGGGCTGTTTCATGACAAAAGAGGCAGAGAAATATATTCCAATTGTTGCCTCAGCCCATGAAATGATAAGGTATGCTGCTAAGTTGGTAGACGAAGCGAGAGAGTTAGAAAAAGCCAATGATTCAGTTAGTAGAAAACCACATCATCCAGAAGGTAAAAGGTTGAACAAAAAAGCGTTAATGGAGAAGCCAGAATAA
- a CDS encoding ZIP family metal transporter — protein MNQIPLFIAVLCFFVMIIGEILAYRSVPIKYKYEFEAISFGFILGVSTLILIPKAYFKMYAIYVIFGCIFVYLIEKYLSFCPMSKKYCLDCNNLELKNIKYIYPISFFIHTFIDGVVIAVSYISKIGLPLYLAILMHKFPAGFVLISPLKGVYRNPLSIGIIISLGTIFGTIFGLVVLNSIDPKILLAFSGGVFLGAFLMLVPHIYEHKKEKTLTYLLFGYSLAGLISIFS, from the coding sequence ATGAACCAAATTCCTTTATTTATTGCTGTATTATGTTTCTTTGTAATGATAATAGGAGAGATATTGGCTTATCGATCAGTTCCAATTAAATACAAGTATGAGTTTGAGGCAATTTCTTTCGGATTTATACTTGGAGTTTCAACCCTAATTCTAATTCCAAAAGCATATTTTAAGATGTATGCAATTTATGTGATTTTTGGATGTATTTTTGTTTACCTTATAGAAAAATACCTTTCTTTTTGCCCAATGTCAAAAAAATATTGCTTAGATTGCAACAACTTGGAATTAAAAAATATTAAGTATATATATCCAATTTCATTTTTTATACATACGTTTATAGATGGCGTAGTTATCGCAGTATCTTATATAAGCAAAATAGGTCTTCCCCTATATCTTGCAATACTAATGCATAAATTTCCAGCAGGATTCGTTTTGATCTCTCCTCTTAAAGGAGTTTATCGAAATCCTCTCTCTATTGGAATCATTATATCATTAGGAACTATTTTCGGAACAATATTTGGATTAGTAGTTCTAAATAGCATAGATCCAAAAATATTACTTGCATTTTCTGGAGGGGTGTTTTTAGGGGCTTTTCTAATGCTTGTTCCACATATTTATGAACATAAAAAAGAAAAAACATTAACTTACCTTCTTTTTGGTTATTCTCTTGCAGGCCTTATTAGTATTTTTAGCTAA